The following proteins come from a genomic window of Carassius carassius chromosome 10, fCarCar2.1, whole genome shotgun sequence:
- the sft2d2a gene encoding SFT2 domain containing 2a, with amino-acid sequence MDKLRAVLGGRDGNNDSRNVLQAANEASTLGWGTRLKGFLICMVIGVVCSILGVCCLFIHKVGLILFIVFYTLGNICTLASTMFLMGPVKQLKRMCDKTRAFATIVMITCLVLTLCAAFWWKIFALTLVFVILQVLAFAWYSLSYIPFARDAVLKFFSMLFGMCVK; translated from the exons ATGGACAAACTCAGAGCGGTTCTGGGTGGTCGTGATGGAAACAACGACAGCAGAAATGTACTGCAG GCGGCGAATGAAGCGTCCACGCTGGGATGGGGAACGCGCTTGAAAGGATTCCTCATCTGTATGGTCATCGGAGTAGTGTGCTCTATCCTG gGAGTATGTTGCCTGTTTATTCATAAAGTAGGGCTGATTCTCTTCATTGTGTTTTACACATTGGGCAACATATGCACCTTAGCAAG CACCATGTTTCTGATGGGGCCAGTGAAACAGCTGAAACGGATGTGTGACAAGACCAGAGCCTTTGCTACAATTGTTATGATA ACATGTTTGGTTCTCACACTCTGTGCAGCGTTTTGG TGGAAGATCTTTGCACTCACTTTGGTGTTTGTCATTCTGCAAGTccttgcatttgcttg GTATAGCTTGTCATACATTCCTTTTGCAAG AGATGCCGTCCTGAAGTTTTTCTCCATGCTGTTTGGCATGTGTGTGAAGTGA
- the LOC132151793 gene encoding leukemia NUP98 fusion partner 1-like isoform X2, whose amino-acid sequence MDNDEDDDGNFTKWMSSYWGHGEGDEHAKDRKRSFRRPSRYKADRRASLPCMSQLEAMQVNHHHANTMAPGPAHLKGREEKEVHSHPRARRVSSDENSRTKAVGPECHISTIPELTECLEKRLRLNNQKGDADSICLICHEGLRNGRGGIQELHCGHHFHKECIEKWLWQKQSCPSCRVHVTIPEPLYWSSARVQFP is encoded by the exons ATGGACAATGACGAGGACGATGATGGGAACTTCACCAAGTGGATGAGCAGCTACTGGGGGCATGGGGAAGGGGACGAGCATGCCAAAGATAGGAAGAGAAGTTTTAGGAGGCCCTCACGCTACAAAGCTGATCGCCGTGCCTCTCTGCCCTGCATG TCTCAGCTAGAAGCAATGCAGGTGAATCATCACCATGCTAACACCATGGCCCCTGGCCCTGCCCACCTAAAGGGCCGTGAGGAGAAGGAGGTGCACTCTCATCCTCGTGCCCGCCGTGTATCTTCAGACGAAAACAGCCGAACCAAAGCGGTGGGACCTGAATGTCACATCAGCACCATTCCAGAGCTCACTGAGTGCTTAGAGAAGAGGCTACGTCTCAATAACCAGAAG GGTGATGCAGATAGCATATGTCTTATTTGCCATGAAGGACTACGGAATGGAAGGGGTGGCATCCAAGAACTTCACTGTGGCCATCATTTTCATAAAGAG TGCATTGAGAAATGGCTTTGGCAGAAACAGTCCTGTCCCTCCTGTCGAGTTCATGTGACCATTCCTGAGCCCCTCTACTGGTCCTCTGCTCGTGTGCAGTTTCCCTGA
- the LOC132151793 gene encoding leukemia NUP98 fusion partner 1-like isoform X1, producing MDNDEDDDGNFTKWMSSYWGHGEGDEHAKDRKRSFRRPSRYKADRRASLPCMSQLEAMQVNHHHANTMAPGPAHLKGREEKEVHSHPRARRVSSDENSRTKAVGPECHISTIPELTECLEKRLRLNNQKGDADSICLICHEGLRNGRGGIQELHCGHHFHKEAKWPELSARPRSGSSAPACERGKEMPFCPGQEEYSLPRRQLSLRRQR from the exons ATGGACAATGACGAGGACGATGATGGGAACTTCACCAAGTGGATGAGCAGCTACTGGGGGCATGGGGAAGGGGACGAGCATGCCAAAGATAGGAAGAGAAGTTTTAGGAGGCCCTCACGCTACAAAGCTGATCGCCGTGCCTCTCTGCCCTGCATG TCTCAGCTAGAAGCAATGCAGGTGAATCATCACCATGCTAACACCATGGCCCCTGGCCCTGCCCACCTAAAGGGCCGTGAGGAGAAGGAGGTGCACTCTCATCCTCGTGCCCGCCGTGTATCTTCAGACGAAAACAGCCGAACCAAAGCGGTGGGACCTGAATGTCACATCAGCACCATTCCAGAGCTCACTGAGTGCTTAGAGAAGAGGCTACGTCTCAATAACCAGAAG GGTGATGCAGATAGCATATGTCTTATTTGCCATGAAGGACTACGGAATGGAAGGGGTGGCATCCAAGAACTTCACTGTGGCCATCATTTTCATAAAGAG GCAAAATGGCCGGAGCTCAGCGCACGTCCACGTAGTGGGAGTTCAGCACCTGCTTGTGAGCGAGGAAAGGAGATGCCTTTCTGCCCTGGACAAGAGGAATATAGCTTACCCCGTCGCCAACTCTCTTTACGTAGACAACgttga